The window CCTTCACGATATGAGAATAGTGATGAGCGCTCTCAGACATAAAGAAGCTGCCAAGGAGCTTTTCAATAATGTGGTTCCTGCCGTGGGCGATAGAAAAGGTGGTTATACCCGCATCGTTAGAACTGCAGTAAGACTTGGTGATGCCGCACAGATGGCTATCATCGAGCTGGTTGACTATAACGAAGCAGCAAACCAGATGGCTCAGCAGAGACAGGAAGCCCGTGAAGCTGCTGCTGCCACCAAAAAAGAAAAGGAAGCTGAAAAAGCATCAGCGGAGTCTTGATCTTTTTCCTAAATTATTTTACAAGAGTAATCCGGGTTCGGATTACTCTTTTTTTATATGTTTGAATCAGTACAATTTACCGGATCATACAACGATATCTCAAGCCTTAAAGAGAGGCTGCCCGAGATAGTTATAGCCGGAAGGTCAAATGCAGGAAAGTCTTCCTTCATTAACCATCTGACCGGTAAACCGGGACTTGCACGAGTCAGTTCGACTCCGGGGAAGACCCAGACGCTGAACTATATCAAAATAGATAATTCCTTCTATTTTGTCGATCTCCCCGGCTACGGATATGCAAAGGTGAGTAAAAAAGAGCGGGATGCGTGGGGAAGGTTCATTCTAAAGTTTTTCAATGAATCCGACATGATCAAACTTGTAATCCATCTGGTCGACAGCAGGGTCACAAAAAGTGAGCATGATATCGATTTTCACAATTTCTGCAAGAGCCTGAATGCAGCTTATGTCATACTTTTGACCAAGACCGACAAACTGAATCAGAGCGAACTGAGCCGGTCGATGAAGCAGGTATCAGAGACTTTCCCCGGACTAAAAATGGGAGAGAGCATTTTCCCCTACACAATTAAGTCGGGAAAATTCAAAAAAAATATTATTTCAGCAATAAAAGATCATCTGAACAGATAAAAATAATCTAAAATTTGATTATCTCATCGATCAGGATTATTTTTGAAGGTCAAAGAGTTTTATAATTTCGATGAATAAAAAACCGCTCATAAAAATAGCCTTGATCGCACTCGCTCCGGTGCTTTTTTTGTTACTGTTCATTATTGGTGATACAGTTACCAGAATAGTAATGGGCGTAATACTGGTTGTAAACCTTCTCCTTCTTTTTGCCGTGTTAAAAAAGGAAAAGGAACAGAAAACCTTTGATCAGATTCTTAACGACACTCCTAAACAGGAGCCTGAAATCGATGATTTTGACGGTGGAGCGGTAAAAGTCACGGGCGTTTATAAACCCGATGCACCCAAAAAAGAATCGGCTTTCAAGCAAAATACTGCTACCGTAAAAGACCCCCCAAAAAGATCCAATATCATTACACTCAGTGATGAAGAACCAACGGATATCAGCGAAAAATATTTTGAAATAACCAATGAAGCTGCTCCGGGGGTGGAGAACAACAAGGCAACGATCAGCTTTTTTCTTGATAAAACGATTAAACTGATTCGTGAGAATCTTCTTTCACACTCTGCCGTCTTCTTCTGGCTGAATCCTGCCACCCGAAAACTGAATCCTGCTGCTTATGTAGTCGGAGTCAACGATTTCAGGGCGATGTCGATCCCGGTGGAGAGCGATCTTTTAAGTCAGGTGGTTAGCTACGAAAAGCCTGTTTATCTCAACGGAATAAAAGATGAAGATGAGCAGAACCTCATAAAATACTACAATTCGAAACATGGCATCAGGAGTTTTGCAGCGGTGCCTGTGTTTTTCGACCGTAAAATTATTGCTGTTCTGGCAATAGATTCGAAGGACCCCGAAGCTTTTGGAACTGAAACACTGTTCGCACTTGGAAGGTATGTCAGAATAATTACTCACATGCTCTCAATTGTTCAAACAGGATTTCTCGAAGGTCTCGCTGAAAAAAGACTGAAAGTGTTAAATGCCATAATCGACCAGTTGCTGGTATCCACTTCTGTGGATGATATTCTTGCGGTATTCGAGCAAAGGTTGCGTGAACTAATACCGGCAAAGGTGATTTACTTCCTCGATTTTTCCGGTTACTCGAAAACCCTGAAAATATCGCGGGTGTTCAGTACCGATGGAGTTCCCCATTTTGTTGAAGGAACTGAAGTTGAAATTTCAAATACCCTGGCGGGAATACAACTCTCGAATCAGGGACCTTTGTACTATAAAAACCTTGGTGAAGAAGAGATTCCCCGCTTTTCAATAAACGAGGAAAAGGCTGAACAAGGGTCTTTTTTTACGGTTCCTTTGAATGTGAACGGGCAGTTACTCGGTATCCTTTGTTTGGAATCTCCCGAGAATAATGCCTTTACATCTGCCGAGACACGATTTGTAGCCAGGATCAACTCTTTGCTATCTTATGTGTTCTATAACCATTCCCTGCAGATGATGTTACGGAATGATGTGTTGTATGACGCCGAAACTAAAACTCTCAATAAAAAATTCTTTATGGAGAGAGTGGATCAAGACCTCTACAGAATTCAGCAGTTCAAGCTTCCGGGGTCACTCGCGCTCATTGCTGTGGATAAATTTCCGGAGCAAATGGAGCTTTTCGGAGGCGATATTTCCTCCAAACCATTGATAAGGCTCTCTGAATTCATCAAACTTGATGTGAATCAAACATCAGTAATAGGTAAACTTGACAAAGATGTCTTTGGAGTTTTCTTTTTTGGAAAAGACGCCAAGACATCATTTATGTGGGCTGAAAGGCTTAAAACAAAAGTTGCAAAGCAGTCTGCATCAACACCGGGAGCATCCGGCGGATTTACAATTTCTATCGGGATAGCACCGGCAGACAACAAAAACAGTTTCGAGGAAATTTTCCAGCCTGCTCTTCTGGCTCTCCAAAAGGCACAGGATGGGAATGGCGGAAAAGTTTGCTCTTCAATTTAGGAGACAGAGATCAGAAATTTTATCTTTATAGTGCTTGATGGAGTTGGTATCGGTGAATTACCCGATGCTCCCAACTACAATGACCAGGGGAGCAACACCCTGATAAATACAGCTTTAAAAAACGGCGGATTGAACATCCCGAATCTCCGCTCACTCGGACTGGGCAATATTGCTCCGGTACCCGGTGGTGCTCCCGCCGGTGCTCCCGTGGGAGCATTTGGAAAGATGCTTGAAGTCTCTAAAGGGAAGGACTCCACATCGGGACACTGGGAACTCGCCGGGATCATCTGTCCGAAGGATTTCGATTATTTCCATGGTGGATTTCCGCCTGAGATAGTGAATCATTTCCTTGATGCCACAGGATGCAAGGGAATCCTTGGTAATAAAGCTGCATCCGGTACCGAAATTATAAAAGAGCTGGGTGAGGAGCACATTAGAACCGGATACCCGATTGTCTATACTTCAGCCGATTCGGTATTTCAAATTGCTGCTCATGAGGAGCATTTCGGATTGCAGAGATTGTATGAAATATGTGAGATATCACGAAATGAAGTGCTGAAAGACTATTTTGTTGGCAGGGTTATTGCCCGCCCGTTTGTCGGAGAATCTGCGGAAACATTCAAAAGGACAACCAACAGAAGAGATTATTCCCTCGATCCTCCGGCAGAGACAATGCTGGATCATCTGATGAAAAATGGAATAAAAACCACAGGAATCGGAAAAATCGGAGACCTTTACAACGAGAGAGGTCTGGCTGAAATAATACACACGAAATCCAACGATGAAGGATGTGCTGCAACTCTTAGAGCCATGAAAGAAAACAACAACAGTTTTATAATGACCAATCTCGTGGATTTTGATGTCTATTATGGTCACAGACTCGATCCTGCAGGTTTTGCAAAAGCGCTTGAAGATTTCGACCGGTTTCTTCCTGAAATTTTGACAAACATGGATGAATCGGATATTTTGCTTTTGACTGCCGATCACGGAAACGACCCGACAGTTACATCGACCGATCATACAAGGGAATATGTTCCTGTGATCATTACCGGAAAAGGAGTGATACCCGGTGAGCTGGGTGTCAGAACTACTTTCGCAGATGCAGGGAAGACTGTTTTGGACTGGTTCGGAATCGATGCTCCGATAGCCGGTACGAGTTTTTTACCCGGCAGAGGAACGAACGGTTAGTCGTTTCGTCTAAACTGTTTGAACCGGTTGCGGGCAGGAATTAAAATCCCGCAAAAATTGTTACATAAGACAACCTGTAAAACCCGAAATTCGAGGTTAAATTGATTATTGGAAGAGTAATTGGAACGATCTGGTCAACGAAAAAAGATGAGAACCTCGTTGGAGCAAAATTTTTGATCGTCCGTGAGCTTGATTTGGAATTAAAAGACAAAACGAATTTTGTAATAGCCGTTGACAGCGTAGGAGCCGGAGAAGGTGAAGTGGTGCTTGTGGCAACCGGAAGCAGTGCCCGACAGACCAATATAACAAAGAACAAACCGGTTGATGCTGTAATAATGGCAATAATCGACAAACTCGATAAGACGGATTAGATGTTCCTCGCAAAAGTGATCGGAAATTTGTGGGCTACCAGAAAGTATGAGAGTCTTGAAGGCTCCTCTTTTAGAATTATTCAGCCGATTAATGCAGATCACCAAAAAACAGGAAGCCCGATTATTGCAGTTGATACTGTTGGTGCAGGTCCCGGTGAAGTTGTGGTATATATTACCGCTTCTGAGGCAGTAATACCTCTTCCGGTTGACATGGCACCTGTGGATGCGTCAATTGTGGCAATAGTTGACTCATTATACACGAATAAGAATTTATAACTTTTGATTAACCTTTAAAAAAGAGAGGTGGTATCGGTGAGAATTACGAAGCAATATACGAACCGTGAGAGCCAGTCGCTTGATAAATATTTACAAGAGATAGGCAAAGTAGATTTGCTTACTCCTGATCAGGAAATAGAACTTGCCATCCGTATCAAAAACGGAGACCAGAACGCATTGGAAACCCTTACAAAAGCCAACTTAAGGTTCGTTGTATCGGTTGCTAAACAATATCAAAACCAGGGATTGTCGTTAGGTGATCTTATCAACGAGGGAAACCTTGGCTTGATAAAGGCAGCAAGAAGATTCGATGAGACCCGAGGATTCAAGTTTATTTCGTATGCTGTGTGGTGGATTCGTCAGTCGATCCTTCAGGCACTCGCTGAGCAGTCGAGAATCGTGAGACTTCCTCTGAACAGAGTGGGAGCCCTTAACAAAATCACAAAGGCATACAGCCAGCTCGAGCAGGAGTACGAGAGAGAGCCAAGAGCTTCCGAGATTGCCATAGAAGTGGACATGGATGTCAATGAAGTGGCAGATACGCTTAAAATTTCCGGAAGACATGTCTCTGTAGATGCACCTTTTGCACAGGGTGAAGACAACAGACTCCTTGATGTATTGCAGAACGACCAGCATCCGCAGCCTGACTATACTCTGATGTCTGAATCTCTCAAAAAAGAGATCAGCAGGGCGCTTTCTGCACTCACCGAAAGAGAAGCGGAAGTTATCAGGCTCTATTTTGGCTTGAACAAAGAACACTCTCTCACTCTTGAAGAGATCGGAGAGAAATTCAGTCTGACTCGTGAGCGGGTAAGGCAGATCAAAGAAAAAGCCATCAGGCGTTTACAAAGGAACCCGAAAACAAAAAATTTAAAGGCTTATCTTGGTGCGTAGCTTGCGCTTATTCCTCTTATTATTAACAGCCGGCGGGGTACTCTTCCTGACCGGCTGTTCTGGTTTATCTTCTGCTCCCGGAAGGGGGAAAGATGTCGAAGTGAACAAACCTTCCGGCAATCCGGTACAGGATGCCTCAAAAAGAAATGCTGATACAATTGTCACCAGCCCTCTTCCCGATAACAATGAAAATAAACGGGTCCCCGATAAAACTGACCCGCAATCCGACGACACATACTATTATCTTCCTGAGAATGAAAATATCTCCATGGAAGAAATTATTATGCACAATGTGGAAAACCTGTCGGAGAAACAGAAGCAGAACAGCGACAAGCTGATAATGAATATTATCAAATATTTCGGCACTCCGTATGTTTGGGGTGGAAATACCCGTAACGGGCTCGACTGTTCTGGTTTTACGAAACTGGTGTTTCAGGAGGCATTTGGTCTTTCCCTTTTCCGGGTTGCCCGCGATCAGTTCACTCAGGGAGAAGCCATCCCGGCTCTCGAAGACTTACAGCTTGGTGACCTCGTGTTTTTCGATACCCGTCCCTCTTCCAGGCCCGGACATGTAGGCATCTACCTCGGCAACCGTCTTTTTGCCCACGCCAGCACAAAGCAGGGCGTTATAGTCTCTTCATTTGATACCAAGTACTACAATGACAAGTTCATGGGAGGAAGAAGATTTAAAGAGTTGTTTGAGTCGGAGTAAAAATCTTTCTTGGAATAAACATATTACAATCATCTATATCGCAATGTGGACTCATCCTTGAACCGCTAAAGAAATAATTAACCTCACTTTCCCATCTCTCCTTTATTTCCGGCTTTTATTGATCTAAAGCACAGGAACAACATTTGTGCTGACAAATACACCTCCCGAGGCTCCTGCATTTTATATTAAACCATGAAATTAAATTTTTTGTCATAAAAATGAACTTAAAAAAATGTTAAAAATAATGGAGAATAAAATGTTAAAATCATTCACTAAAAGAGTGTTGTTCCTTTTCACACTCATCGTGATTGCGGGAATGACAGGTTGCAAGAGCAGCGACAACCCGGTTCAACCGACAGATGTAAATGTTGAGGCAATGCAGAGTATCGCTTCAGAGGACAGTACAGTACTGAATTTTGAAGCCAACTGGCAGGATGATATTTCCGGCGAAGTGGCAAAAACGGCTTCGGGCTGGGTCACTTTGGATGTAAAGAGAAAAATCAATTCTGTTACAAGAAGTTTTCAGATTCGTGTAGTTGGGGATTCCGCTCTGGGTATTGCGACCTTTACCTTTAACAACACTCTTGTTATCAGAGCAAAGAAAGACAGTAACAGCACCACGGACACAACTCTTCGGAAAAATTACACTGCTGTAGTGAAGAGAAACCTGGTGTTCGAGAAGGTTAACAGCTCCAACAATCCAAGAAACAACTGGAAGCTCGTTGCATGGTCTGCGGTACAGGGCGGAACAGCAGCCAGCATCTCAAAAATTCAGTCGCTTCAGATTACAGCCCCCGGGATTGTCCCGATCGATGTAACCTCACCGAACAATCTTTATCTTGCCCGCGGAATTGCCAGATTCAAACAGTTGCCCGTTTTCGACAAAAATTCGGAGGTCACCCTGACGCTTAAGGTGCTCTCGACCACAGATGACCCGGACTATGTGATTCTGAACTACGGGGCAGACAACAGAGGAATCAACAAAAACAAACAGGTTTTTCAGTTGGTCTCAACTGTTTCAAGCGGCACAAGCTACATCAAAACCTATCGTGCAGTAATGAACACAACCAACTATGCAGGTTATTTCCACATGGTGATGGATGTGCTCACAAAGAAAGCTGTTGCGGATGATTCCACACCTGTCGAGAGTGATGTATGGTCACTGCCATATGGTGTGAAGAACCTTTAAATATCCTGCTCAACACAACTTCGAAAAGAGAATAATGTAGATAAAAAAGGCTGCTCAAACCGGGCAGCCTTTTTTTTGTTTGAGATACTAATCTATTTCGCCATTTCAATCATCATATCGAGCTCTTTGAGCAACAATTCCTCATTGTCTTCAAAGCCGATCGATTCAAATTTTACTCTGCCGGTTTTGCTGATTATGAATTTTGTGGGTATTCCCGACACTTCGAAATCGGTGATTACTTTATCTTTTTCGTCCATCACGACATGGAAGGGGTAGTTGTTCTTTGTGATAAAATCGGAGGCATTTTTCTTTTTGTCCTTCACATTTTCCCATGCATTCACAAAGAGGAAAACGACATCAGGATTTGAAGCGTATTTTTCAACCGCTTTTTTCATTACCGGGAATGAGGCGAGACAGGGACCGCACCATGTAGCCCAAAAATCGAGAATGACGGTCTTGCCTTTTAGTTTTGAGAGTGTCACTTCCTGACCGTTCAAATCAAGCAGGGTGAAATCGGAAGCAGGGTAGTCGAGCAACTCTTTTTTGAGCTTACCGGAAATAACTTCGTCAGCCTTTTTGTTTAGTGTTGTCATCAAATCTTTTAGTCCGTTCTCTCCACCATTCTCAGCAATATAAAATGCAGTCAGCAGGCTGTCGAGTTTTGGATTCGATTTAGCTTCCGCTTTCAGATTTTTCGCGATTTCAAGGGCATCTTTCCTTTTTCCTGAGCCGGCAAGAGCATCCAGATATTCGGGGATAACCGACATATCCTCCATTTTTGATGCTTCTACTGCAAGTTTAAACATCTCAAGAGCATCGGCACTTTTACCGAGTTTTTTGAACGCCAGACCTCTGGTGTATGCAATCATCGCCAGAGTGGAATTTAGTCCATCCCTGTAGGATGATTCGGATGTTGAGAGAGGTTTGTTTTTAAACTCTTGTTGCTCCTTAACCGTCTTGTCAAAAGCCACTTTGCTGATAGCCAGCGACAGATCAGGTTTTGCATCCTTTTCATTCAGATATTTTTTTGCAAATTTGTTGTAGAAAAACGCAGAAGGCTCAAAACCTGATGAAACAATCTCTTTTTCCACTTTCGCCCATTCGAGGTCTTTGGAGAAAGCATTAAGGTATGCATCGGTAACAGCAGTTGCAAACTTGCTTTCAGGCATCTCTTTCAGAAACTGTAATACAAGCTGTTTTTGGGTTTTTAAGTCAGCTTCCTTCCTTATTTTCTGCACTCTTGCCTGAACAACGAGGTCATTTTTGGGAAATTTCGAAGAGAGAATCTCCCTGTATTTTGTGGCGGTTTCTGCATCCTTTAATATTTCATGACCTCTGACAAGGGCGACAAGGTGCAGTTCATCGAGGTCTTTTTGTGTCGAGAATTCTGCCATGTCCATTCTTACCAGACTGTCGGAAATGTCGGCTTTAACCCTTCTCAGGAGACTGACATAAACAGGATAGTATTGAACTTTCAAACCGGGATTTAAAACAAAATCGTTGTTTATGAGTTTGAAAAGCTCATTGTTTTTCAGACTCATTTCAGCCAGATCCCCGAAATTCCTCATAAAATCCACATACGCTGCATCGGAACCCTTCACTTCATCGCCGTTCTTTTCGTAGAGTGGAATCCGGAATCCTCTTTTTTCATTGTTTTCGAGTGATTTAGATCCTTTAAAGACGACAACAAGTGATTTGGTACCCGACTCGGATTTGAATTTTCCTCTGTATGAACTGCCGTCTTTGGTCATCACCACTTCCTTGGCTACGGGTTCCTTTGATGAGTGTTCGAAAATGAGGAGTGTAATGGAGGCCTCTTTTTCGACATGACTTCCGCTCGCATCAAATGTTACGGTTACTTCTCCACCTGCGACAGGTTTCGATGGTTCGTATGAGAAATTGGTTGAGACCGGTCTGTTTGTTGTGCATGACAATGTAAGAACAAAACTTAACAAAGCCGGTAACAGGATAAATTTGAATTTCATTGAATCTCCAAAAAATGATCTTTAAAATTAATACTTAATGATGGAAAAATCGTGGTATAAATTGGTTGTTAAACCGCAAAGGACGCAAAGAACGCAAAGAGGGGTAATAGTTATTAATTTTGATTTATTAGTTATAAATTCTGTAAACTTAGTTCAGGACGAGACAAATAATACCTAATCCCTGATACCTAAGAATGAGCCCTTGTGGCGACATGTGGGTAGAAGTATGAGATCAGAGGTTTGATGTATGAGCCCTTCGGGCGACATATGGGTAGAAGTATGAAGTCAGAAGTTTGAAGCCCTTCGGGCGAAATGTGGGTAGAGGAAGGAGATAATTAATCAGTAAAACGGTAAATTGAACCGCTGATTTTTATTTTTTGTAACAACCGGAATCACCCCCAAATTGAACTTCGAAATCCTATATCATCTTGATGCCGATCAGGTAGCATATACTGTGCTGGATGTGGAGACTACTGGGCTTGACCCGCGGCAGGAGAAGATTATCGAATTTGCCGGGTACAGGGTTGAGAAGGGGGAGATTGTCGACAGTTTTTCGACTTTTTTGAATCCGCAGCGGAGGCTTGACCCTTACATAACCATGTTCACTGGTATCAGGGATGAAGATCTGGCGGGTGCACCTTTGTTTGAAAATATTGCATCGAAGTTGATGGAGTTTCTGTCGGAGTCGGTGATAGTGGGACATAACATTCAGTTTGATGTGAAGTTTTTGGAGGTGGAATTTCTGAATGCAGGGTATGAGAAATTTAATCCCGTAACTTTTTGTACTCTAAGGGCTGCCAGAAGGCTGTTTCCTCAATTAAAATCGAAAAAGCTGGAATCGGTGAGAGATCATCTGCACATTCCTCCGGGGGTAACTCACAGGGCGTATTCCGACGCAATAGCAACTGCAGGCATCTTTATAGAGGTAAAGAAAAAACTTGAGCGACAATTTCAACTCTCCACTTTAAAAGATATCCTTGGCTTTCAGTATATACCTCCACGGGACATTGCCAGAAAATTTCCTCAGACGCTTTCCGAAACAGAATTTGACATCCCGGCGATTCCGGATCTTCCGGGAAATTACTGGTTTGTTGATTCCTCTGAAACGGTAATTTATATCGGTAAATCAAAGTCACTTCGTAAAAGGCTGTCCTCCCACCTGATGGACAATGCTGCGGGAAAGAGCAAACTCATTTTGGGAAGTGCGACCATATTGCGGTATGAAACCACTTCAACCGAGGTGATGGCTCTGGTAAAAGAGGCTCAACTCATCAAAAAGACAAAGCCGAAACACAACATCCAGCTTACGAACTACGGGAATAAATATTTTATTCGTGTTTCTCTGAGGCACCCCTATCCAAGACTTGAGCTTGTGAACAAGTTTGAACTTGACGGAAATGACTACTTCGGTTTGTTTGGTACGAGGAAAAAAGCAGAAGAAGTGATGGAAATTGCAGAGAAATCTTTTCGGTTGCGTACATGTGACCAGAAGGAGTTTTCCAAATCGAGAGCCTGTTTTATGGCGACAATTGACCGGTGTGTTGTTCCCTGCGAAAAGGATAATTATGGTGAATACAGAGAAGAACTTCAGAAATTTTATGATTTTATGTCGGGCAGGAAGAGTGATCTGCTTTCAGAGTTGAT is drawn from Bacteroidota bacterium and contains these coding sequences:
- the yihA gene encoding ribosome biogenesis GTP-binding protein YihA/YsxC; amino-acid sequence: MFESVQFTGSYNDISSLKERLPEIVIAGRSNAGKSSFINHLTGKPGLARVSSTPGKTQTLNYIKIDNSFYFVDLPGYGYAKVSKKERDAWGRFILKFFNESDMIKLVIHLVDSRVTKSEHDIDFHNFCKSLNAAYVILLTKTDKLNQSELSRSMKQVSETFPGLKMGESIFPYTIKSGKFKKNIISAIKDHLNR
- a CDS encoding GAF domain-containing protein; protein product: MNKKPLIKIALIALAPVLFLLLFIIGDTVTRIVMGVILVVNLLLLFAVLKKEKEQKTFDQILNDTPKQEPEIDDFDGGAVKVTGVYKPDAPKKESAFKQNTATVKDPPKRSNIITLSDEEPTDISEKYFEITNEAAPGVENNKATISFFLDKTIKLIRENLLSHSAVFFWLNPATRKLNPAAYVVGVNDFRAMSIPVESDLLSQVVSYEKPVYLNGIKDEDEQNLIKYYNSKHGIRSFAAVPVFFDRKIIAVLAIDSKDPEAFGTETLFALGRYVRIITHMLSIVQTGFLEGLAEKRLKVLNAIIDQLLVSTSVDDILAVFEQRLRELIPAKVIYFLDFSGYSKTLKISRVFSTDGVPHFVEGTEVEISNTLAGIQLSNQGPLYYKNLGEEEIPRFSINEEKAEQGSFFTVPLNVNGQLLGILCLESPENNAFTSAETRFVARINSLLSYVFYNHSLQMMLRNDVLYDAETKTLNKKFFMERVDQDLYRIQQFKLPGSLALIAVDKFPEQMELFGGDISSKPLIRLSEFIKLDVNQTSVIGKLDKDVFGVFFFGKDAKTSFMWAERLKTKVAKQSASTPGASGGFTISIGIAPADNKNSFEEIFQPALLALQKAQDGNGGKVCSSI
- a CDS encoding EutN/CcmL family microcompartment protein, translating into MFLAKVIGNLWATRKYESLEGSSFRIIQPINADHQKTGSPIIAVDTVGAGPGEVVVYITASEAVIPLPVDMAPVDASIVAIVDSLYTNKNL
- a CDS encoding NlpC/P60 family protein, which translates into the protein MRLFLLLLTAGGVLFLTGCSGLSSAPGRGKDVEVNKPSGNPVQDASKRNADTIVTSPLPDNNENKRVPDKTDPQSDDTYYYLPENENISMEEIIMHNVENLSEKQKQNSDKLIMNIIKYFGTPYVWGGNTRNGLDCSGFTKLVFQEAFGLSLFRVARDQFTQGEAIPALEDLQLGDLVFFDTRPSSRPGHVGIYLGNRLFAHASTKQGVIVSSFDTKYYNDKFMGGRRFKELFESE
- a CDS encoding RNA polymerase sigma factor RpoD/SigA: MVSVRITKQYTNRESQSLDKYLQEIGKVDLLTPDQEIELAIRIKNGDQNALETLTKANLRFVVSVAKQYQNQGLSLGDLINEGNLGLIKAARRFDETRGFKFISYAVWWIRQSILQALAEQSRIVRLPLNRVGALNKITKAYSQLEQEYEREPRASEIAIEVDMDVNEVADTLKISGRHVSVDAPFAQGEDNRLLDVLQNDQHPQPDYTLMSESLKKEISRALSALTEREAEVIRLYFGLNKEHSLTLEEIGEKFSLTRERVRQIKEKAIRRLQRNPKTKNLKAYLGA
- a CDS encoding TlpA family protein disulfide reductase — protein: MKFKFILLPALLSFVLTLSCTTNRPVSTNFSYEPSKPVAGGEVTVTFDASGSHVEKEASITLLIFEHSSKEPVAKEVVMTKDGSSYRGKFKSESGTKSLVVVFKGSKSLENNEKRGFRIPLYEKNGDEVKGSDAAYVDFMRNFGDLAEMSLKNNELFKLINNDFVLNPGLKVQYYPVYVSLLRRVKADISDSLVRMDMAEFSTQKDLDELHLVALVRGHEILKDAETATKYREILSSKFPKNDLVVQARVQKIRKEADLKTQKQLVLQFLKEMPESKFATAVTDAYLNAFSKDLEWAKVEKEIVSSGFEPSAFFYNKFAKKYLNEKDAKPDLSLAISKVAFDKTVKEQQEFKNKPLSTSESSYRDGLNSTLAMIAYTRGLAFKKLGKSADALEMFKLAVEASKMEDMSVIPEYLDALAGSGKRKDALEIAKNLKAEAKSNPKLDSLLTAFYIAENGGENGLKDLMTTLNKKADEVISGKLKKELLDYPASDFTLLDLNGQEVTLSKLKGKTVILDFWATWCGPCLASFPVMKKAVEKYASNPDVVFLFVNAWENVKDKKKNASDFITKNNYPFHVVMDEKDKVITDFEVSGIPTKFIISKTGRVKFESIGFEDNEELLLKELDMMIEMAK
- a CDS encoding phosphopentomutase; translated protein: MRNFIFIVLDGVGIGELPDAPNYNDQGSNTLINTALKNGGLNIPNLRSLGLGNIAPVPGGAPAGAPVGAFGKMLEVSKGKDSTSGHWELAGIICPKDFDYFHGGFPPEIVNHFLDATGCKGILGNKAASGTEIIKELGEEHIRTGYPIVYTSADSVFQIAAHEEHFGLQRLYEICEISRNEVLKDYFVGRVIARPFVGESAETFKRTTNRRDYSLDPPAETMLDHLMKNGIKTTGIGKIGDLYNERGLAEIIHTKSNDEGCAATLRAMKENNNSFIMTNLVDFDVYYGHRLDPAGFAKALEDFDRFLPEILTNMDESDILLLTADHGNDPTVTSTDHTREYVPVIITGKGVIPGELGVRTTFADAGKTVLDWFGIDAPIAGTSFLPGRGTNG
- a CDS encoding EutN/CcmL family microcompartment protein — its product is MIIGRVIGTIWSTKKDENLVGAKFLIVRELDLELKDKTNFVIAVDSVGAGEGEVVLVATGSSARQTNITKNKPVDAVIMAIIDKLDKTD
- a CDS encoding GIY-YIG nuclease family protein, translating into MNFEILYHLDADQVAYTVLDVETTGLDPRQEKIIEFAGYRVEKGEIVDSFSTFLNPQRRLDPYITMFTGIRDEDLAGAPLFENIASKLMEFLSESVIVGHNIQFDVKFLEVEFLNAGYEKFNPVTFCTLRAARRLFPQLKSKKLESVRDHLHIPPGVTHRAYSDAIATAGIFIEVKKKLERQFQLSTLKDILGFQYIPPRDIARKFPQTLSETEFDIPAIPDLPGNYWFVDSSETVIYIGKSKSLRKRLSSHLMDNAAGKSKLILGSATILRYETTSTEVMALVKEAQLIKKTKPKHNIQLTNYGNKYFIRVSLRHPYPRLELVNKFELDGNDYFGLFGTRKKAEEVMEIAEKSFRLRTCDQKEFSKSRACFMATIDRCVVPCEKDNYGEYREELQKFYDFMSGRKSDLLSELIQRMSAFSAELKFEQAAEVKKIVDLLLQQVHKSSLLREPVNKANVWISVSGDGGVMDHFLLLQGKVYIRNFSSGGYDNFENALDDWFEGNERLDLQPTDEDYERMRIILNWAAQNRDRVKIYYLTEYQTKIQLFKKMSTVALRQPEYREISGEIDITRLNLNI
- the rplQ gene encoding 50S ribosomal protein L17, which translates into the protein MRHQVKGRKLKRTHSHRNALLKNLAASLFLHKRIETTIAKAKELRSFAEPLITRARKGTLHDMRIVMSALRHKEAAKELFNNVVPAVGDRKGGYTRIVRTAVRLGDAAQMAIIELVDYNEAANQMAQQRQEAREAAAATKKEKEAEKASAES